From Companilactobacillus heilongjiangensis, one genomic window encodes:
- the nrdD gene encoding anaerobic ribonucleoside-triphosphate reductase: MNAKLDELVAIPVEKRNGVKTNFYAYKIMFVLDQLQLNDNQKQLVVDKLVNNFCEQELITATGLHNVIFRVLKENGMVSQADSYEEYFQKDQEKFARATNVQLNIERLFDRNEEVVHENANKDSNIFNTQRDLEAGVASRAMGLKMLPELVAKAHLRGDIHWHDLDYSPVTPETNCCLIDFDEMLSHGFKIGNAWVSSPRSIQTATAQMSQIIANVASLQYGGCSANRIDQLLAPYAEINYQKHLKDAKKWIVEDKQEAFAKEKTRKDIYDAMQALEYEINTLYSSQGQTPFTTINFGLGTNWLERAIQKSILEIRIKGLGKEHRTAIFPKLTFTVKRGLNLNPGDPNYDIKTLALECSTKRMYPDLLMYDKIKEITGSFKTPMGCRSFLQGWKDENGKEVNSGRMNLGVVTVNLPRIALESKGDVDLFWNIFEEKMQICHAALAYRIERTKQAKPENAPLLYMYGAFGKRLKKDDSIDELFKNQRATVSLGYIGLYEVCSEFFGDKWEGNQAAHDFAESIVKALHEKCVEWANDSGYHYSLYSTPAESLTDTFCRDDLEKFGVIPNITEKEYYTNSFHFDVRKHPNPFEKLTFEEAFPKYASGGFIHYCEYPNLRQNPKALEAVWDWAYDHVGYLGTNTSIDQCFECGFKGEFNATARGFVCPQCGNHDPQTCDVVKRTCGYLGNPQQRPMIHGRHVEIASRRKNMTSEMIQHAAKYERAKQSDSQRMVKQGPQS, translated from the coding sequence ATGAATGCCAAATTAGATGAATTAGTAGCCATTCCTGTAGAAAAACGTAACGGGGTCAAAACTAACTTTTATGCTTATAAAATTATGTTTGTTTTGGACCAATTACAGTTGAATGATAATCAAAAACAGTTAGTTGTCGACAAGTTAGTGAACAATTTTTGTGAGCAAGAATTGATTACAGCGACAGGATTGCACAATGTTATTTTTCGTGTTTTGAAAGAAAATGGTATGGTCAGCCAGGCTGATTCATATGAAGAATACTTTCAAAAAGATCAGGAGAAGTTTGCCCGTGCTACAAATGTCCAACTGAATATTGAACGCCTATTTGACCGTAACGAAGAAGTTGTCCATGAGAATGCTAATAAAGATAGTAATATCTTTAATACTCAACGTGATTTGGAAGCCGGTGTAGCAAGTCGTGCCATGGGGTTAAAAATGTTGCCAGAACTTGTTGCTAAAGCACATTTACGTGGTGATATTCATTGGCATGATCTTGATTATTCACCGGTTACACCTGAGACTAACTGTTGCTTGATCGACTTTGACGAAATGTTGAGCCATGGTTTCAAAATTGGAAACGCTTGGGTATCTTCGCCACGCTCGATTCAAACGGCAACTGCTCAAATGTCACAAATTATTGCTAATGTGGCTTCACTGCAATATGGTGGTTGTTCGGCCAATCGAATTGACCAATTATTGGCACCATATGCGGAAATCAACTATCAAAAACACCTGAAAGATGCGAAAAAGTGGATTGTTGAAGATAAGCAAGAAGCGTTTGCTAAAGAAAAGACTCGTAAGGACATTTACGATGCCATGCAGGCACTTGAATATGAAATCAATACACTTTACTCATCTCAAGGACAAACGCCGTTCACGACTATTAATTTCGGTTTAGGGACGAATTGGCTGGAACGTGCTATCCAAAAATCAATCTTAGAAATCAGAATTAAAGGTTTAGGTAAAGAACATCGGACAGCCATTTTCCCTAAGCTGACATTTACTGTCAAACGGGGGTTGAACCTTAATCCTGGTGACCCCAACTATGATATTAAAACGTTGGCATTAGAGTGTTCAACTAAACGGATGTATCCTGACTTGTTAATGTATGACAAAATCAAAGAAATCACCGGTAGTTTTAAAACACCAATGGGTTGTCGTTCATTTCTTCAAGGTTGGAAAGATGAGAACGGTAAAGAAGTTAATTCTGGTCGAATGAATCTAGGCGTTGTAACGGTTAATTTGCCGAGAATTGCTCTGGAATCCAAGGGAGACGTGGATTTATTCTGGAATATCTTTGAAGAAAAAATGCAGATTTGTCACGCCGCTTTAGCCTATCGTATCGAACGTACTAAGCAGGCTAAACCTGAGAATGCACCGTTACTGTATATGTATGGTGCGTTCGGTAAACGTCTCAAAAAAGATGACAGTATTGATGAGCTATTCAAGAATCAACGTGCTACCGTTTCGTTAGGTTACATCGGTCTATATGAAGTATGTAGCGAGTTCTTTGGCGATAAATGGGAAGGTAACCAAGCAGCACATGACTTTGCCGAAAGTATCGTTAAGGCGTTACACGAGAAATGTGTTGAGTGGGCTAATGATAGTGGTTATCACTACAGTCTGTATTCAACACCAGCCGAATCTTTGACAGACACATTTTGTCGCGACGATTTAGAGAAATTTGGCGTTATACCAAACATAACGGAGAAAGAATACTACACAAATAGTTTCCACTTTGATGTTAGAAAGCATCCTAATCCATTTGAGAAGCTGACTTTTGAAGAGGCGTTTCCGAAGTACGCATCGGGTGGGTTCATTCATTACTGTGAATATCCTAATTTGCGTCAGAATCCTAAAGCATTGGAAGCTGTTTGGGATTGGGCTTATGACCATGTTGGTTATTTGGGAACGAATACTTCCATTGACCAATGCTTTGAATGCGGATTTAAAGGTGAGTTCAATGCCACAGCACGCGGGTTCGTTTGTCCGCAATGTGGCAATCATGATCCACAAACATGTGATGTTGTTAAAAGAACCTGTGGATATTTAGGCAATCCACAACAACGTCCAATGATTCACGGTCGACACGTCGAAATTGCTTCACGTAGAAAAAATATGACTTCGGAGATGATACAGCATGCGGCAAAATATGAGAGAGCCAAACAATCCGACTCCCAAAGAATGGTTAAGCAAGGACCACAGTCTTAA